A stretch of the Methylocystis iwaonis genome encodes the following:
- the hemP gene encoding hemin uptake protein HemP gives MTNFNDHPTKRNSDPQHASKSRAVTRKHHASDLLGEKKEATIIHAGEHYRLRITANNKLILTK, from the coding sequence ATGACGAATTTCAACGATCATCCCACAAAGCGGAATTCCGATCCGCAGCACGCTTCAAAAAGCCGAGCCGTCACTCGCAAGCACCATGCGAGCGACCTCTTGGGCGAGAAAAAGGAAGCCACGATCATCCACGCCGGAGAGCATTACCGCCTCCGCATTACTGCGAACAACAAGCTCATTCTGACCAAATGA